A window of Fibrobacter sp. UWB11 contains these coding sequences:
- a CDS encoding fibro-slime domain-containing protein: MNLFKILTNNTIKKQIRSFKFGALGSIILLAGIQSASASLSGCEGTVYLKLPDGWTTAYTVAGGHFIAFSKSTKYADWYEISTAKIAGTNTSTDFYISKVQNDYGQQGGITPTQIGTMFQFATGKGFSCADFGSTTNELWIQPSFEDPSKPLVLGDAPDVKYFYVFLPNNIIWKSSVPIINENGKERELSIDIDHCGWYYRRYVNEALPTEVYIHRDDDETLQNVIGMGGEAAYKNDEAATPINLKDMFDNFKSEATFIGSLFFVADEKQAAALPSELAGWYIDRPDIYGYCSYNLAAFIYDTDPSLHPSFSCYDIGGEGCQRVDQTNATAGANKDAALKAIFDCIGVTPGIVESTLDPATKKPKLSTAGKKCFMDDKYFNMLFNYTPGVNEVTCFDMPFTRTDDGKWEFDSDFYTSPGLKTPVQGGFYPAEATTATKLNEAYSTQIGLPAARIKHTAEGPVFYGPKLRELHPTEKIPQIDVICNGPGWNGGIKCDGLFADGDATTSAIEKALDLKTSSDCVFGWSCPEKAPANWAFFVDGTETSASSGSPRWTSEEGGKGNGGRNQHFCFESHAEFRFKKGLKFSFRGDDDIWVYIDNKLAVDLGGIHLAAPGYVDLDTFMPEGKPDSTYDIDIFFCDRRTTMSNVRIKTNMFIEQTVGIKAEGHQNSNEDFKATGGNNQFKLKYSQSGGGSCAAARGTAVVLEGKEITAYGYKITYTLTTDKSGSDPTKTIISAEEFEANPVQLDGIIDVTEPGEPMINEIKLKKRLTPGTYYLRITIGTDVYIMSWNIKNTATTSSSSSTGNVSKSSSSNSGTGKSSSSNKVTSSSSKNDSKSSSSNVAPKSSSSKSENNKDKDDEKNENTKPSFRVKMTAPFEFEIVMNESSPNLAKRYAVMDMKGQVLSVGELSDKGARVNVPTYGSYVVKVGLTYELVNVR, translated from the coding sequence ATGAATTTATTTAAGATTTTAACAAATAACACAATTAAAAAACAAATTAGATCTTTTAAATTTGGGGCATTAGGAAGTATTATACTCCTTGCCGGTATCCAAAGCGCATCGGCATCATTATCTGGGTGCGAGGGAACCGTTTATCTTAAGCTTCCTGATGGATGGACTACCGCTTATACTGTCGCTGGTGGTCACTTTATAGCTTTCTCAAAAAGCACTAAGTATGCCGATTGGTATGAAATTAGCACTGCAAAAATAGCAGGCACAAACACCTCTACAGATTTCTACATCTCGAAAGTTCAGAACGACTACGGCCAGCAGGGAGGCATTACTCCAACTCAGATTGGCACTATGTTCCAATTTGCAACCGGCAAGGGCTTCTCTTGCGCTGATTTCGGTTCAACGACCAACGAACTTTGGATCCAGCCTAGCTTTGAGGACCCATCCAAACCTTTAGTACTAGGTGATGCACCTGACGTCAAATATTTCTATGTATTCTTGCCAAATAACATAATTTGGAAGAGCTCAGTGCCGATAATTAATGAAAACGGCAAAGAACGAGAACTAAGCATAGATATTGACCATTGCGGTTGGTACTACAGACGCTACGTGAATGAAGCGCTCCCAACTGAAGTCTATATCCATAGAGACGATGACGAGACATTACAGAATGTCATTGGTATGGGAGGTGAAGCGGCATATAAAAACGATGAAGCCGCAACTCCGATTAATTTGAAAGACATGTTTGATAACTTTAAGTCAGAAGCTACTTTTATCGGCTCTCTCTTCTTTGTCGCTGACGAAAAGCAGGCTGCCGCACTTCCGAGTGAGTTGGCCGGTTGGTATATAGACAGACCAGATATTTATGGTTACTGCTCTTATAACCTCGCTGCTTTTATCTATGATACAGATCCCAGCTTGCATCCATCATTTTCTTGCTACGATATAGGTGGTGAAGGATGCCAAAGAGTAGACCAAACGAATGCTACTGCTGGAGCTAACAAAGATGCAGCTCTTAAAGCAATTTTTGATTGCATCGGTGTTACCCCGGGTATTGTAGAATCGACTCTTGACCCAGCTACCAAAAAGCCGAAGCTTTCGACTGCCGGAAAAAAATGTTTTATGGATGACAAGTATTTCAATATGCTCTTCAATTACACTCCTGGTGTGAACGAAGTGACTTGCTTTGATATGCCGTTTACCCGTACTGACGATGGCAAGTGGGAATTTGACTCTGACTTCTATACAAGCCCTGGTCTTAAAACTCCTGTTCAGGGTGGTTTCTATCCTGCCGAAGCTACCACTGCGACCAAACTTAACGAAGCTTATTCTACTCAGATCGGACTTCCTGCAGCTCGAATAAAGCATACTGCAGAAGGACCTGTATTTTACGGTCCAAAGCTCCGAGAACTCCACCCGACTGAAAAGATTCCGCAAATTGACGTGATCTGCAATGGTCCGGGTTGGAATGGAGGCATTAAGTGCGATGGCCTCTTTGCTGATGGTGATGCTACAACTTCAGCAATAGAAAAAGCACTTGATTTAAAAACTTCCAGTGATTGCGTCTTTGGTTGGAGCTGCCCAGAGAAGGCTCCTGCAAATTGGGCATTCTTTGTGGATGGTACTGAAACTTCTGCTTCTTCGGGTAGTCCACGTTGGACATCCGAAGAAGGCGGTAAGGGTAATGGAGGTCGTAACCAGCATTTCTGCTTCGAATCCCATGCTGAATTCCGCTTCAAGAAGGGGCTCAAGTTCAGCTTCCGTGGTGATGATGATATTTGGGTTTATATAGACAACAAGCTTGCAGTGGACCTAGGTGGCATTCACCTTGCTGCTCCGGGCTATGTGGACTTGGATACGTTTATGCCCGAAGGCAAGCCGGATTCCACCTATGATATCGATATCTTCTTCTGCGACCGTCGTACTACAATGAGTAACGTCCGTATCAAGACGAACATGTTCATTGAACAGACCGTGGGTATTAAGGCCGAAGGTCACCAGAACAGCAACGAAGATTTCAAGGCTACTGGTGGTAACAACCAGTTCAAGCTGAAGTATTCTCAGTCCGGTGGTGGTAGCTGCGCTGCCGCAAGAGGTACTGCAGTCGTGTTGGAAGGCAAGGAAATTACTGCGTATGGCTATAAGATTACTTATACGCTCACCACTGATAAGAGTGGTTCTGACCCGACCAAGACGATTATTTCTGCAGAAGAATTCGAAGCTAATCCGGTTCAGTTAGACGGCATCATCGATGTCACGGAACCGGGTGAACCGATGATTAACGAAATCAAGTTGAAGAAGAGACTTACTCCGGGTACGTACTATCTGCGCATTACGATTGGTACCGATGTCTATATTATGTCCTGGAACATTAAGAACACAGCAACAACATCTAGTTCGTCAAGCACGGGGAACGTTTCCAAATCATCAAGTTCCAATAGTGGCACAGGGAAATCTAGTAGTTCAAACAAAGTCACATCAAGTTCTAGCAAAAACGATTCAAAATCTAGCTCAAGTAACGTCGCCCCCAAATCCAGTTCTAGCAAGAGCGAAAACAACAAGGACAAAGATGATGAAAAGAACGAAAATACAAAGCCCTCGTTCCGCGTCAAGATGACCGCCCCGTTCGAATTCGAAATCGTCATGAACGAATCCTCGCCAAACCTCGCCAAGCGTTACGCAGTCATGGACATGAAGGGTCAGGTGCTTTCCGTTGGTGAATTGAGCGACAAAGGCGCCCGTGTGAATGTTCCCACATACGGATCCTACGTTGTCAAGGTCGGCCTCACTTACGAACTCGTGAACGTGAGATAA
- a CDS encoding outer membrane beta-barrel protein, translating to MAVLETLSPKELLTRQERMYLADILRGEAVRILPAEQNWTIMTRENINVMLPPGKSIEDCEGSCLAETGRNIAADYVAQARVSQFGKSLAITAELYETATSKLIASFVGKGETVEDLEKIIKEQAPAFFRKSRDNAMPFGYVNTNNSFSFQGPKKFIIDIQTTPIGAIPTFDGRANPQCTSTPCRIQLEGGEHRIVFSKERFDDLDTIINVIENGQAVNANLVPNVSFIKIAPQIADELQTRGSTSVVIDGRKANWGVNELIPGIHTVRITHSCHDPIELNVSIQKNETKTISDSLKRGIGGLELEVFKNGVPQAVPVFIDDNAAGTTPFASEVPLCAKIEIENEGNREQVPVEIKWHEVIKKSYEIKEQKPAVITKADETRQKAEVAYAELDGKKVAANANKTNDTTSNKPKRIWGGVTAGITYNDFYSTKFGLNDIKHGTAYSPSISGADDLLSNYWGVGFKVGFSGMFLQSQYFNLRGDLNLALRQGTGKTNSTVTLSWKDSDKSEKSDLEIEYSSTQLNIDLPILARVSIPNTIYFEAGPMFSFNIYSNSEAKITDVYGTETYKDNGGLSAFEFDIATGIGISRSIGKSMLDFDLRFIFGITRLSDSKDSPKTWQGQLNVTYWFL from the coding sequence ATGGCCGTTTTGGAAACGCTCTCCCCTAAAGAATTGCTCACAAGACAAGAACGCATGTATCTGGCAGATATTCTCCGAGGCGAAGCCGTCCGAATCCTCCCTGCAGAACAAAACTGGACCATAATGACCCGCGAAAACATCAACGTGATGCTTCCGCCAGGCAAATCCATCGAAGACTGCGAAGGCAGCTGCCTCGCCGAAACAGGCAGGAACATCGCCGCTGACTATGTCGCACAGGCAAGAGTATCACAATTTGGCAAATCACTCGCCATCACTGCCGAGCTTTACGAGACTGCCACAAGCAAGCTCATTGCAAGTTTTGTAGGCAAGGGAGAGACTGTCGAAGACCTCGAAAAGATTATCAAGGAACAGGCCCCCGCCTTTTTCAGAAAAAGCCGCGACAACGCCATGCCCTTCGGGTACGTCAATACAAACAACTCTTTCTCGTTCCAAGGCCCAAAGAAATTCATCATCGATATCCAGACAACCCCAATAGGCGCAATCCCCACATTTGACGGGAGAGCCAACCCGCAATGCACCAGCACCCCCTGCAGAATCCAACTTGAAGGCGGCGAACACCGAATCGTATTTTCGAAAGAACGTTTCGACGATCTGGATACCATCATTAACGTGATTGAGAACGGACAAGCTGTCAATGCAAACCTTGTTCCAAACGTAAGCTTTATAAAGATTGCCCCGCAAATTGCAGACGAACTCCAAACACGAGGTTCCACTTCAGTCGTAATTGATGGCAGAAAAGCCAATTGGGGTGTAAACGAATTAATTCCAGGAATCCACACGGTTCGCATCACGCATAGTTGCCATGACCCCATCGAGCTCAATGTTTCTATTCAAAAGAACGAAACCAAAACCATATCGGATTCTCTAAAGCGTGGCATCGGTGGCCTAGAACTGGAAGTCTTCAAGAACGGCGTACCACAGGCAGTCCCTGTATTCATTGATGACAACGCTGCAGGCACAACGCCGTTCGCAAGCGAAGTCCCACTCTGCGCCAAAATCGAAATAGAAAACGAAGGCAATCGTGAACAAGTGCCCGTCGAAATCAAGTGGCACGAAGTCATCAAGAAATCCTATGAAATTAAAGAACAAAAGCCAGCCGTCATCACCAAAGCAGACGAGACACGCCAGAAAGCAGAAGTCGCCTATGCAGAACTCGATGGCAAGAAGGTTGCTGCCAACGCAAACAAAACAAACGACACAACATCAAATAAACCCAAACGCATCTGGGGCGGTGTCACGGCAGGCATTACCTACAATGATTTCTACAGTACAAAATTCGGTCTCAACGACATCAAGCACGGAACAGCATACAGCCCCTCCATCAGCGGAGCAGACGACCTTCTCAGCAATTACTGGGGTGTTGGGTTCAAAGTGGGCTTTAGCGGCATGTTCCTGCAATCGCAGTATTTCAATCTGCGCGGAGACCTGAACCTTGCCCTCCGCCAAGGAACCGGCAAGACAAATTCAACAGTTACACTGTCTTGGAAAGATTCTGACAAGTCCGAAAAATCCGATCTCGAAATCGAGTACTCCTCGACACAGCTGAACATTGACCTGCCCATACTCGCACGCGTATCCATCCCGAACACCATTTACTTCGAAGCAGGCCCAATGTTCTCTTTCAACATTTATTCCAACAGCGAAGCAAAAATCACCGACGTTTATGGAACTGAAACGTACAAAGACAACGGAGGCTTGAGCGCCTTCGAATTTGACATCGCGACAGGCATCGGAATTTCTCGCAGCATCGGCAAATCAATGCTCGACTTTGACTTGCGCTTTATATTCGGCATCACGCGTTTAAGCGACAGCAAGGATTCTCCCAAAACATGGCAAGGACAACTGAACGTAACTTATTGGTTCTTGTAG
- a CDS encoding FISUMP domain-containing protein: protein MKQILWTLSLGLATSFIACSESATSVENNNEHESLESFTDSRDNREYKKVTIGEQTWMAENLYFEKYFYTWEEAKKACPEGWHLPNDDEWKTLFEEVGGVEKAGLQLKSTSGWETGKNGKDKYGFEASPMGYRDALDERQKKGYRALFWSATELDSKNAFNWRFDGVSDYVFYEDYPKNFRLSVRCIENNFIEESSSSSDEISSSSNKVQSSSSSNDRSSSSITKQSSSSSKNQSSSSITEQSSSSIHSSSSESSSSMSSSSSSSSSSSIVSSSSEPPRPTVYDPIKKTLTDGRDGHIYRTTTINNRVWMAENLNYAYYFKSARSFCYQNDTAYCTKYGRLYTWSAAMDSVGAFSNDSKLCGLRSKSNCKPAEVVQGMCPEGWHLPNRAEWNELFYYIGGYNTQKLKAKQGWDGSEGTDDFEFSMLAAGTRTTKAEFTTEKEIAYFWTSDKEDANAILFDHTQQYYIRMVTEDYAYSIRCLMNYEDKNNIPKPDHEIVYGTLEDSRDGNVYKTVEIGDQTWMVENLRLEYHEGSAESSCPTDDPEYCNTFGRLYTWSAAMDSAEIYSNDGAGCGYHLTCNPKTFAKGICPDGYRLPNKDDFLKLQEATGGNVLSGQNLKGLEGWPRNGNGYDLYGFNATPISEKDAVYYWGSSEDDQKYSARTLCFTLTTMNSDICYSTKTATNPIRCIKMIPEEITAKQTAD from the coding sequence ATGAAACAGATTTTATGGACTCTTTCCCTTGGCCTAGCCACCTCCTTTATCGCATGTTCAGAATCTGCAACATCTGTAGAGAACAACAACGAGCATGAATCACTAGAGTCGTTTACCGATTCCCGTGACAACCGAGAATACAAGAAAGTAACCATCGGCGAACAAACTTGGATGGCCGAAAACCTTTATTTTGAAAAATATTTCTACACCTGGGAAGAAGCAAAAAAAGCATGTCCTGAAGGCTGGCATCTCCCCAATGACGACGAATGGAAAACTCTATTTGAAGAAGTCGGCGGCGTAGAAAAAGCTGGCCTCCAGTTGAAATCCACTTCGGGCTGGGAAACAGGCAAAAACGGAAAAGACAAATATGGCTTTGAAGCATCCCCAATGGGTTACCGCGACGCTCTCGACGAGCGACAAAAGAAAGGCTATAGGGCATTGTTCTGGTCCGCTACAGAGCTAGACAGTAAAAACGCCTTCAACTGGAGATTCGACGGCGTAAGCGATTACGTATTCTATGAAGACTATCCAAAAAATTTTAGACTCTCTGTCCGTTGCATAGAAAATAACTTCATCGAGGAATCATCCAGTTCATCGGATGAAATATCGAGTTCTTCGAACAAAGTTCAATCCAGTTCATCTTCTAATGATCGATCAAGTTCTTCGATAACAAAACAATCCAGCTCCTCTTCCAAAAATCAATCAAGCTCTTCCATAACAGAACAGTCCAGCTCCAGCATTCATTCTTCTAGCTCGGAATCAAGCAGTTCTATGAGCTCGTCGTCATCCAGTAGCAGCTCTTCAAGCATTGTTTCTAGCTCTAGCGAACCCCCTCGTCCAACAGTCTATGACCCCATCAAAAAGACGTTGACGGACGGTCGTGACGGACATATTTATAGAACTACAACCATCAACAATCGCGTATGGATGGCAGAAAACCTGAATTACGCATACTACTTCAAGTCGGCAAGAAGTTTCTGCTACCAAAACGATACCGCCTACTGTACAAAGTACGGACGACTTTACACTTGGAGCGCCGCCATGGACTCGGTAGGAGCTTTTTCAAACGACTCTAAGCTATGCGGCCTAAGATCAAAATCAAATTGCAAGCCTGCTGAAGTCGTCCAAGGAATGTGCCCAGAAGGGTGGCACTTGCCCAATCGAGCAGAATGGAATGAATTGTTCTATTATATTGGTGGTTACAACACCCAAAAGCTAAAGGCAAAACAAGGTTGGGACGGATCCGAAGGAACCGACGATTTTGAGTTCTCTATGTTGGCCGCAGGAACGCGAACAACAAAAGCTGAATTCACAACCGAAAAAGAGATTGCCTATTTCTGGACTTCTGACAAAGAAGATGCCAACGCCATTCTTTTTGACCATACACAACAATACTACATCAGAATGGTTACGGAGGATTACGCATATTCCATCCGTTGCTTAATGAACTACGAAGATAAAAACAACATTCCCAAGCCCGATCATGAAATAGTCTATGGCACACTTGAAGATTCCAGAGACGGCAATGTTTACAAGACCGTAGAAATTGGGGACCAGACATGGATGGTTGAAAATCTGAGACTCGAGTATCACGAGGGATCTGCCGAAAGCTCTTGCCCAACGGACGATCCGGAATATTGCAATACCTTTGGCAGATTATACACATGGTCAGCAGCTATGGATTCAGCCGAAATTTATTCTAATGACGGCGCCGGATGTGGTTATCACCTTACATGTAATCCCAAGACATTCGCCAAAGGGATTTGCCCAGACGGGTACCGCCTCCCAAACAAAGACGATTTCCTAAAGCTTCAGGAAGCAACAGGAGGCAACGTTCTCTCAGGACAGAACCTGAAAGGACTTGAAGGCTGGCCAAGAAACGGCAATGGCTATGATTTATATGGATTCAACGCAACACCAATTAGCGAAAAAGATGCTGTATATTATTGGGGTTCATCAGAAGATGACCAAAAGTACAGTGCCAGAACTCTCTGTTTCACACTTACAACAATGAATTCCGACATCTGTTATTCAACTAAAACAGCAACAAACCCAATTCGCTGCATCAAGATGATTCCAGAAGAAATAACGGCCAAACAAACCGCAGATTAG